A part of Manduca sexta isolate Smith_Timp_Sample1 chromosome 10, JHU_Msex_v1.0, whole genome shotgun sequence genomic DNA contains:
- the LOC115444366 gene encoding erlin-2 isoform X2 has translation MADQSSILALIILAVGVTVHFSLHKVEEGHVGVYYRGGALLPVTSQPGFHMMIPLLTSYKSIQTTLQTDEVKNVPCGTSGGVMIYFERIEVVNKLEPVSVLDMVRNFTAEYDKTLIFNKVHHELNQFCSAHTLHEVYIDLFDQIDENLRTALQRDLDEMAPGLRVQAVRVTKPKIPEAIRKNYELMEAEKSKLLIAAQHQKVVEKEAETARRKAVIEAEKEAQVAKIQYEQKIMEKESLQKIELIEDSIHKAKQQTKAEADYYHLKKQAEANKLLLTKEYLELKKYEALALNNKIYFGSDIPNMFLQANVGDSVPIPKSVQVE, from the exons ATGGCGGACCAATCGTCTATATTGGCGTTGATTATACTAGCGGTTGGCGTTACCGTTCATTTCTCCTTGCATAAAGTTGAGGAAGGACATGTCGGCGTTTATTATAGA ggaggtgcattgCTACCGGTGACTAGCCAACCTGGCTTCCACATGATGATTCCACTTTTAACTTCATACAAATCTATTCAG ACCACATTGCAAACTGATGAAGTGAAGAATGTTCCTTGTGGTACCAGCGGGGGTGTCATGATTTACTTTGAGAGAATTGAAGTTGTCAATAAACTGGAGCCAGTCAGTG TGTTGGACATGGTACGTAACTTCACTGCAGAGTATGACAAGACACTGATATTCAACAAAGTGCACCACGAGTTGAACCAGTTCTGCAGTGCTCACACCCTGCATGAAGTCTATATTGATCTCTTTGACCAGATTGATGAGAATTTACGAACT GCACTTCAAAGGGACTTGGATGAAATGGCGCCAGGATTGAGAGTGCAAGCAGTTCGCGTGACCAAACCCAAGATTCCTGAGGCTATTCGAAAGAACTATGAGCTTATGGAAGCAGAGAAATCGAAGCTTCTTATAGCAGCGCAACATCAGAag gTTGTGGAAAAGGAGGCAGAAACAGCCCGTCGTAAAGCGGTTATTGAAGCTGAAAAAGAAGCTCAGGTCGCCAAAATTCAATACGAGCAGAAAATCATGGAGAAGGAATCTCTACAGAAAATTGAACTCATAGAAGACAGTATTCACAAGGCTAAACAACAAACGAAAGCAGAGGCTGATTACTACCATCTGAAAAAACAGGCTGAGGCAAACAAATTGTTGCTAACCAAAGAGTATTTAGAACTGAAGAAATATGAAGCTCTTGCCTTGAATAACAAGATCTACTTTGGTAGTGACATTCCGAACATGTTTTTGCAAGCTAATGTTGGAGATAGTGTCCCGATTCCAAAAAGTGTGCAGGTTGAATGA
- the LOC115444399 gene encoding SET domain-containing protein SmydA-8-like has product MSVKYEIRNSERLGRYLVAAKDLKAGETILSNEPFVLGPNMDTSLVCFNCYLPLISKFVVCKNCAVTPICPGEGCPEPLAKKWHTNAECEFFRNLKLTIGLSPMTMMQNVGSLLVLRALLMRRAEPKSWETFMQLETHLDERKTSGVCDFYENTVKFIKTLDLLSDRDDADLVQKICAAIDVNSFEVRGPAITAIGCAESLRGVYLKAALLPHDCVANTHMSINDNNLLVCHASVDIKKGETIYYNYTDPLKGTMIRQKHLLIGKYFKCSCNRCSDLTELGTYMSSTICPGCKKGYISHSSEEEWTCNECQKQFPNAEIGRKVQCCADKLDVINKKDQKELEEYIRNVSLVLAPNHYLLLDAKQRLAGVLRDTINREPHPLKKIIRRKLELCKELMPVLEKLCPGISRTKAITLYELHAAMVMLAKKMFDGREINASVYLDELQSAEKHLKRSLEMLFIEPGNSPEGELCAKALEEYRALKGTMSKLLDALYAEGKVFVSEVQE; this is encoded by the exons ATGAGCGTTAAATATGAGATTCGAAATTCGGAAAGACTCGGCAG ATACTTAGTAGCTGCGAAAGATTTGAAGGCGGGCGAGACGATACTCTCTAACGAGCCGTTCGTCCTGGGCCCTAACATGGACACGTCTTTAGTTTGCTTCAACTGTTATTTGCCGTTGATCAGTAAGTTCGTTGTGTGTAAAAACTGCGCCGTGACGCCCATTTGTCCTGGAGAGGGATGTCCGGAACCATTGGCCAAAA AGTGGCATACCAACGCAGAATGCGAGTTCTTTAGAAATTTAAAGCTTACCATAGGGTTAAGCCCCATGACGATGATGCAAAATGTGGGCTCTTTGCTAGTTCTACGAGCCCTGTTAATGAGACGAGCGGAGCCCAAATCATGGGAAACGTTTATGCAACTTGAAACGCATTTAGACGAAAGGAAAACTTCCGGCGTGTGTGATTTTTACGAGAATACAGTAAAG TTTATCAAAACCCTCGACCTGCTGAGCGACAGAGATGACGCCGACCTGGTGCAAAAGATATGTGCGGCCATCGATGTGAACAGTTTCGAAGTACGCGGTCCGGCGATTACTGCAATCGGATGTGCTGAGAGTCTGCGCGGAGTTTATTTAAAAGCAGCACTCTTGCCTCATGATTGCGTTGCGAACACTCACATGTCGATAAACGATAACAATCTTCTGGTGTGCCATGCCAGTGTGGATATAAAGAAGGGAGaaacgatttattataattatacagatCCGTTGAAG GGCACAATGATTAGACAAAAGCATTTATTAATCGGCAAGTACTTCAAATGTTCGTGCAACCGGTGCTCGGATTTGACTGAGTTGGGGACCTACATGAGTTCCACAATATGTCCAGGATGTAAGAAAGGGTATATTTCCCACTCTAGCGAGGAGGAATGGACTTGCAATGAATGTCAGAAACAATTTCCAAACGCGGAAATTGGACGTAAGGTGCAGTGCTGTGCGGATAAACTTGACGTTATAA ACAAAAAAGACCAAAAAGAATTGGAAGAGTATATAAGAAATGTATCGTTAGTTTTGGCGCCGAATCATTACTTATTATTGGACGCGAAACAGCGGTTAGCTGGAGTTCTCAGGGATACCATCAACAGAGAACCACATCCATTGAAGAAGATAATAAGGCGTAAATTGGAACTGTGTAAAGAACTAATGCCTGTCCTGGAAAAGCTTTGTCCAGGCATATCTAGAACCAAAG CGATTACGTTGTATGAACTACACGCGGCTATGGTAATGTtggcaaaaaaaatgtttgatggACGCGAAATTAATGCTTCGGTATACTTG GACGAATTACAAAGCGCAGAGAAACATCTAAAACGATCTTTGGAGATGTTATTTATCGAACCTGGCAATTCTCCAGAAGGCGAGTTATGCGCTAAAGCATTGGAGGAATATAGAGCGCTAAAAGGAACGATGAGTAAATTATTAGACGCCTTGTACGCTGAAGGCAAAGTGTTTGTTAGTGAAGTGCAAGAGTGA
- the LOC115444367 gene encoding elongation factor 1-beta', with product MAVGDVKTAQGLNELNQYLAERSYVSGYTPTQADVQVFEQVGKAPAATLPHALRWYNHIASYAGDERKSWPQGASPLTAGGKPTAPAPAAKDDDDDDVDLFGSGDEEEDAEAARIREERLKAYSDKKSKKPALIAKSSILLDVKPWDDETDMKEMENQVRTIEMDGLLWGASKLVPVGYGINKLQIMCVIEDDKVSVDLLTEKIQEFEDFVQSVDIAAFNKI from the exons ATGGCAGTAGGAGACGTTAAAACCGCCCAGGGGCTCAACGAACTGAACCAATATTTAGCGGAGAGGAGTTACGTGTCTGG GTACACGCCCACTCAAGCTGATGTTCAAGTGTTCGAACAGGTTGGAAAGGCACCAGCTGCCACACTGCCCCACGCCCTAAGATGGTACAACCACATCGCGTCGTACGCCGGTGACGAGCGCAAATCATGGCCGCAGGGAGCGAGCCCGCTGACCGCCGGCGGCAAACCCACGgcccccgcccccgccgccAAGGACGACGACGATGACGACGTCGACCTGTTCGGTTCTGGCGATGAGGAAGAG GATGCGGAAGCAGCTAGAATTCGTGAGGAGCGCCTTAAAGCATATTCTGACAAGAAGTCCAAGAAGCCAGCACTCATTGCCAAGTCTTCTATATTGCTTGATGTCAAACCTTGGGATGATGAGACTGACATGAAAGAAATGGAGAATCAAGTGCGCACTATTGAAATGGATGGCCTTTTGTGGGGAGCTTCCAAGCTTGTTCCAGTTGGTTATGGTATCAACAAACTGCAAATCATGTGTGTCATTGAAGACGACAAAGTGTCAGTCGACCTTCTGACTGAAAAGATCCAAGAATTCGAAGATTTCGTCCAGTCTGTAGATATTGctgcatttaataaaatctaa
- the LOC115444366 gene encoding erlin-2 isoform X1, giving the protein MADQSSILALIILAVGVTVHFSLHKVEEGHVGVYYRGGALLPVTSQPGFHMMIPLLTSYKSIQTTLQTDEVKNVPCGTSGGVMIYFERIEVVNKLEPVSDTLSITVLDMVRNFTAEYDKTLIFNKVHHELNQFCSAHTLHEVYIDLFDQIDENLRTALQRDLDEMAPGLRVQAVRVTKPKIPEAIRKNYELMEAEKSKLLIAAQHQKVVEKEAETARRKAVIEAEKEAQVAKIQYEQKIMEKESLQKIELIEDSIHKAKQQTKAEADYYHLKKQAEANKLLLTKEYLELKKYEALALNNKIYFGSDIPNMFLQANVGDSVPIPKSVQVE; this is encoded by the exons ATGGCGGACCAATCGTCTATATTGGCGTTGATTATACTAGCGGTTGGCGTTACCGTTCATTTCTCCTTGCATAAAGTTGAGGAAGGACATGTCGGCGTTTATTATAGA ggaggtgcattgCTACCGGTGACTAGCCAACCTGGCTTCCACATGATGATTCCACTTTTAACTTCATACAAATCTATTCAG ACCACATTGCAAACTGATGAAGTGAAGAATGTTCCTTGTGGTACCAGCGGGGGTGTCATGATTTACTTTGAGAGAATTGAAGTTGTCAATAAACTGGAGCCAGTCAGTG ACACCCTCTCCATTACAGTGTTGGACATGGTACGTAACTTCACTGCAGAGTATGACAAGACACTGATATTCAACAAAGTGCACCACGAGTTGAACCAGTTCTGCAGTGCTCACACCCTGCATGAAGTCTATATTGATCTCTTTGACCAGATTGATGAGAATTTACGAACT GCACTTCAAAGGGACTTGGATGAAATGGCGCCAGGATTGAGAGTGCAAGCAGTTCGCGTGACCAAACCCAAGATTCCTGAGGCTATTCGAAAGAACTATGAGCTTATGGAAGCAGAGAAATCGAAGCTTCTTATAGCAGCGCAACATCAGAag gTTGTGGAAAAGGAGGCAGAAACAGCCCGTCGTAAAGCGGTTATTGAAGCTGAAAAAGAAGCTCAGGTCGCCAAAATTCAATACGAGCAGAAAATCATGGAGAAGGAATCTCTACAGAAAATTGAACTCATAGAAGACAGTATTCACAAGGCTAAACAACAAACGAAAGCAGAGGCTGATTACTACCATCTGAAAAAACAGGCTGAGGCAAACAAATTGTTGCTAACCAAAGAGTATTTAGAACTGAAGAAATATGAAGCTCTTGCCTTGAATAACAAGATCTACTTTGGTAGTGACATTCCGAACATGTTTTTGCAAGCTAATGTTGGAGATAGTGTCCCGATTCCAAAAAGTGTGCAGGTTGAATGA